The following DNA comes from Nitrospira sp..
GTGATCGGCGACAGACAGCCCGACAGCGTCAGGCTACAGATCTGTAGCCTGACGCTGTCGGGCTGTCTGTCGCCGATCACACTGAATCGCGCCGTGACGCCGGCCGATTAGTGCTGAGTCCTGGGTTCTGAGTGCTGGGGCGGGTGTCTTCGCTGGCGGGTTATCGGCGGAATGCGTCCTTCCCCTTAATCACTTCCGAGAGCATCTGGTCCGCCAGCTTGGCGGCAATCCGCCGACGGTACCACCGGCGTACCAGTCCGATCACAACCATGCCTACTGCAGCGGCTACCAGCGCCCAACCTGACTCTTCCATAGAGGCAGCTTAATTCAGTCCGCTGCCCCAGACAAGATGGGGAAGAAACCAGTGTCATTTCCATCGTCCTGCCTGCTACAATTCCGCTCTCGTCGGCCCCCTTACTCCCGACAAAGTGGCGCCAGGCTTAGATTCACAGCAGGTCAACGGATCTTCGGGTTCCGCGTTACACACTCACATGCGACACACCTTCTTCCCGACCATTGGCCTTTCGTTTGCCCTCAGTCTCCTTGCCGGCTGCAGTAGCGGCGGATCGGATACTCCTCTTGCTACGCCCCCGGCAACCGGCCCGTCCTGTTCGGTGGCACAGCTTGAGAGCGACATGGACTCGACCTTGGCCGCTGTTCCGCTGGCCCCAGGGGATACGCCGAACTTTTCGTTCTCGGTCGAACGGCAGGATGGCCGCCGCTACACCTACAACCGGGGCGTCTCCACGCTACAGATCTCCTATGAATCCGCCTCGACCTCGAAACTGGTCTCAGCAGTCATCATTCTGCGGCAGGTGGAGCGGGGATCTTTGCGACTGACTGACAAGCCTCAGGAACGCATTCCAGGATGGCCCATTACCAGTAACAGCAATTCACTCTACAACATGACCTTGGAACACTTGCTCAGTTTCACCTCGGGCCTGACCGATGAGCCGCCGTTTCTTGCGTCGTGTCTCAATCGCCCCAACGACGACTTTGAAACCTGTGTCATCAGTCTCGCGACCTTCAACGCCAACAATGGTCACATCCCCGGACAGGAATTTTTCTACGCCAGCCCCCACCTGCAAGTGGCGGGGCTCATGGCGATCAAGGCGCGGGGCGTGGCCACCTGGCAGGATGTCTTCACGGAATTCAAAACCCAAACCGGCCTCTTCCCCACTTCGACTTATGATCTCCCCTCAGCCACGAATCCCCGTCTGGCCGGCGGCATGCACTGGACCGGCGAGGAATACATGGCCTTTCTCAAGGCGCTGAAGAATGGCTCGCTGTTGAACAGCACCTCCATGGGTCAGCTGTTGGCAGATCACACCGCCTCCGTCGTGATCGCCTATTCACCGGCCCTGGTCGGCGCAGGCGAAGACTGGCACTACGGATTCGGGCTCTGGCATGAATGCCAGAGCCCTACGTTCAATTGCACGGCCGGCACCAGAGTCTCCAGCCCCGGCGCCTACGGAGCCTATCCGTTCTGGGATCGCAGCAAAGACTATTTCGGTCTCGTCGCCCGCCAGGGCGCGCTCGGAACCTTTCCAAACGGCGTCGCCATCGAACGATCCGTCAGTCCCGACGTCGAACAGTGGCTGGCCTGCCCCTAAGAACTCGTTGGATCAAGGAGAGAGGAGATGCGCCCGAATCAAGCGGCCATCTGCTTCACGGCAGGCTTGATTCGCTTGCGCACATGCAGATGGAGCCGATCTTCCATCGCATCGATCAGTCGGTGCAGCTGCGCCTGCTGTAACCCGGTCCGCTTCAGCCAGGGATCACTGAACATCCCCGCCAACAGGCTCATGCAGGTGACAAAGAGGCCTACACACAGCGTGGCCCACACCACCTGCCACACCGACGGCTTGGGCGGGAACACGGAGTAAAACGCGGACCCGAGGCCCGCGCCCAGCACGAAGTGCGAGGCCGCCCGATCGCGAGCCGCCTTTCTGGCGATCTGATCGCCGATTCCGGCAATGCCGAGGGAGTGATCGCCGAACAACATCCATCCCATCATCAGCGTCAAAACCGTCGCCGCCATATCGCACACCAGCCCGCGGCTGGATGAATGGGATTCGAGCACTTTCGTGATGTCGGGCAGGTCCTCCAGTGCCGCCTCGATACTCGCCTGCGACGCTAACAGCGGGACGACGGATTGATCCCGCTTCAGCATCTCCCCCAGTCCATGGGGGACCGTCACACCGGTGCCGCCCTCGCATGGCCACGCCGGCAACTCGGTGGCGATCATGCGTTCGACTTCTTTCTGATACCGCGTCTTGATGCCAGAGGGGAGCAGCCCGACCAGATCGGCCCCGGCATGCCAGCCTAATTTCTCCGGCACCTCGACGACTTTCTTCAGCAACAGATAGGGAATCGCCCAGAGGGTATTGACGGGATGGCAGAGCAGATCGCTGACAAACGACTGCTTCTGCAGCGTGATGGTTTCTTGCAGTGAAAAATGCCGCTCGACAAACCCGTCGACCCGGGCATGACACTCGCCAATATCCCGGTCGATGCAGTCTTCAATCGCCGCCACTGCCATTGCCGCATATTGAGCCGTCACGGGCACCTCTCCTCCGGAAGATGTCTTACGATACAGAACTCTCGTTCACGCTCAAGCAAATCGCCCCTTCGCAGAAGCGTGAGGCCATTCCACACACCTTCGCTCTCACTGGTTTTTGACAACCAGGCGATTCTTGCTATCCTTATCTTTCAATTCTTCTCACCGCCGGCCCGTAGCCGGCGTATCGGCACGAAAGGAGTCTCCCTGATGCGCATCGTTCACGGTCTTCGAAGGGTCCTCGCACTCGCCTGCCTGAGCGGCGCCTTGCTCACTGTGACGCCGACCGCATCACTTGCGTCGGAATTGCGCCAAGGCACATGGACCGGTGGCGCGGGCATCGGCTTTCTGGGTAATACCCCGGATAGCATAGCCTTGGCCTTGAATTTCAACGCGGACTACTTCCTCATGCCGCAACTCTCGATCGGTCCACTGGTGCAATTCGCCTTTACCGGCGACTTGTTTCAAATGGGCGCCTCCGGCCAGGTCAAGTACTGGTTCCACCTTCCGGGCGTCGACAATCGCTTAAAACTGAACATCCAAGGCGGTGTCGGGCTGCTCTATGCCGACCGCTTTAAATCAGACACCTCCTGGCTCATCCCCATCGGCGTCGGCTTGGACTATGCCCTCAATAATAACCTCGCACTGACCGCCACATTCCTGCTCAACTTTACGGACGTGAATACAGGACGTGGGTCAGACGCATCCGTGATGCCGGGCCTCACTTTCGGCGTTCGTTTCTAGCCTCATGCCATCGAGACGGGCGCCCACGAGACTCTCGTGAGCGCCCGCACGCTCTACAGCGCAACACCTCCTCAAACTTTTCTGCTACTCTCCTCCCCCATGCCTCCAGCCCTGCAAGCCTTTCTGATCCTCTTCGTTGTCGGCGCTACGCTGCGTCTGTCGGGCCTGCTCGGAAAACCGCACGCGGAACGACTGGGGCTGTTCGTCTTTTCTGTTACGCTGCCGGCGACGATTCTCGTCTCGCTCGATCGCGTGGCCTTTGCCCCGACGGCCTGGAAGCTGCCGCTGGCTGCCTGTCTGGTCTCGCTGCCATTGGTGTTGGCCTCCTGGACGATTGCACGATGGCTGCATCTCGCCCGCCCGACACAGGGCGGATTCCTCCTCGCCATCGGCTGCATCAACTCCGTGTACTTCGCCTATCCCGTCGCCCTGGCGACGTTCGGCGACGAGGGCCTCGCCCAGGCAATCCTCTTCGACCTCGGCCAAACCGCACTCACTCTCACCGCGCTCTATGCCCTGGCCGTGTGGCATGGCACCGCGGCGCGCTCGGCGCTCACGCGCCTGCTCACGTCGCCTCCCTTCTGGGCCGTAACGATCATGCTGGCGATGAAAGCGGCCGGGCTTCATCTGCCTTCCTGGCTCCATACCATTTTGACGCCGGCGCATCTCATGACCACGCCGCTCGCGAGTCTCGTCCTCGGCCTCTCGATCAGGTTCGCGGCGCTGCGACGGACCTGGCGGCTCACTTGCCTGGGTGTGGCAATGCGGATGCTCGGTGGATTGTTGCTGGGATGGTTCGCTGCCTGGCTGCTGAATCTGACGGGAATGGAACGGGCGGTGGTGATTCTGATTGCCGCGATGCCCTCGGCGGTGACGGCCGTGATCTTCGCGACGGAAACCGGATTGGACGAAGATCTCGTCGCCTCGATCGTGGCGCTCTCGATCTGTCTCGGCGTGGCCCTGCTTCCCTGGCTCCCGGCGCTTGCCGCCGCGCTACTGGGCTAGACCCTACGCTGTAATCTTTCCGACCCTGGCTACTCTTGCCCGAACAGTTCCCCGTCGCCGTCCACGCGCCGCCTTCTGAACCGTTACTTCTACGTCCTGGCCCAGAAGTGAGAGAAAGTGAACGAGGCGCTCAATAGAAAATCCCGCCATCTGACCAGCTAAGAGTTTTGATATCTTGGCCTGGTCGATGCCCAACTGCGCCGCCGCTTCGATCTGCTTCCACCCCTGTCCCTTGATTGTCTCCTGCAATGCTTGCAGCAGACCACTTTTCAGAATCAGCTCGGCGGACTTCTCTTGGGAAAACCCCAAATCCAGAAACACATTCCCGCTACCTTTTGTCACTGTGGCACGCGTCATAAATCTTCCCCCTTTCGCCATCTCAGCAAATCGGCATATCGACCTTTAGCAAGCCGGATATCACTATTCAGCGTCTTCTGGGACCGTTTCTCAAAGACGTGGAGCACATACACGGCCTCCTCGAACTTCGCCAAGTAGAGCACTCGATAGCCTCCGCTCTCATCCCGCACCCGGATTTCATTGACGCCGAGGCCTACCGCCGGCATCGGCGTCCAATCGTCCGGCTCTTTCCCCTGCTGCACCTTGAAGAGTTGATGCCCTACCGTCTCCCTGACATCATCGGGCAAATCCCGCAGGCGTTCCCGCGACGATCCCACAAAATGAACCGGCTTCATCTCGCTCCTGCCTTACTGTGCCCTACTGCATCATATGCCACAAGTGGCATATCTGCAAGGCCCCTCCTTGACTTGCTCCGACGAGCCAGATACAAGCCTCTCAGGATTTCACCTTCACCAGGACGTTCTGCCCATGATCGCATCGCCAAATACTACACCGTTCCGCACGTTCGCCTTCATCGTGACGCTCGCCGGTCTCGTCGCTGCTTCCGCAGGCTGTTCCAAGAGCGCCCTGCCGAAACCAACGCCTTCACAACCGCCTGCGCCCATCGATTTCGCGCTCGCGGTACAGTATGCGCAACGGGCGGCCCTGGTCTATGAGAGCGATGCGTCGATCAAGCAGAAGGCGCCGGCCGGCACAATGGTCTCCTTCATGGTGGAAACGCCCAGAGGGGTGAAGGCCTACATCGAAACGGACGATGCGAAAAAGATTCAGTGGGTGGCCGTGCGGGGAACCGCGACCCTGGAGAACGTGAAACTTGATGTGGACTACAACAAGGTGGTGGACGGACGGTTACAGATCCCGCTGCACAAGGGTTTCGCCGACACGGCGCTGCAGGTCTATGCCTTTGCGAAGCCGCTGTTGCGGCCGGGCTATGAAGTGCGCGTGACGGGGCACAGCCTAGGCGGCGCGGCGGCGTCGATCGTCTTGATGCTCTTTAAGGAAGACGGGGTGAAGCTCGGTCAGGCGATGACGTTCGGCCAGCCGAAGGTGACGAACCGCGCGGGCGTCGAGAGGTATCGGGGGCTGCCGCTGCTGCGTTTCGTGAACGACAAGGATCCGGTGCCGCTCCTCCCGCCGCTGGATATCTCCACGATCCTCGACGAAGGCCCGTACAAGCATATCGGCCCCGAAGTCGTGCTGAAGGACGGGGCCAACTACGCCTATTTCAGCGACGCCCAGGCGGAGCGCTTCTCTGTGATCTCGTTCTGGAACTCGCTCGGCAGGCAAGAGGTCCCGGACCATTCCATCGCGAATTACCTGCAGAGCCTCCAGGCGAAGACGGGCGTACGGTAGCGCGCGGGGCTCGTGAATCGAAGAGTCATCCGGTCAACAGATCTGGGGGATCGTTCCGGTCTAAGCCGCAGGACGAACTTTCACCGTCAGACGCACCTGCGCGCCAAGCCTCGCCAGTATATCGATTAAGGCGTCCGTACTGAATAAGTCGATGCGCCCACGAAGGAGATCGCTGACGCGGGGCTGTGTCACGCCAAGTATCTTGGCTGCGGATTTCTGTTTGAGGCCGCGTGCCGCGATGATCTTCTGCACCTGAATCATCAGATCCGACCGGACCAGCAAATGCTCGGCCTCCTCGCGCCCAAACCCAAGATCACGAAAGACATTTCCGCTGGACGGTGTGATTTTAGCTTTCATGTGCAGCTCCCTCTCGGCCCTGTTGTATTCAGCGTTGTGTTATGAGCGCCTGATAGCGTTGCCTGACGAGCTCGATGTCGCGTTGCGCTGTTTTCCTCGTCCGCTTCTCAAAGGCATGAAACACATAAGTCGCTTCCGCAAACTTGGCGACATAGCAGACACGATGTTCGACGGCCGTATGGATTCTCAGCTCACAGACGCCAATTCCGATCGTCGGCATCGATTTCCAATCCATCGGGTCCAGGCCCTTCTGAACCTGACGAAGCTGAAAGCCCGCTAGACGCCGAGCGTCTGACGGAAAGGCCTGAAGATCCCGCCGCGAGGGCCCGATCCACTTGATCGTTTTTTTTCGACCACGGCCATAAATATGCAAGTTTCAGTATATGAGTGTCAAGCAACTGGCTCACTGCACGGGGTGCCAGGCGATCAACGCTTCAAGCACTCGTACGTATGAAGGCTCTTCCACCAGACGAAACGCCCCTAGCGGCGAGACCAGCGCAGGTCCCCGACGACCGCCTACTTATAGCCGATCACCATGCCGTCCGGTCCGGCCAGCCGCTCCACCTTGGTCTTCTTGAAGCCGGCTTCTTTCATCCACTTGCGGCAGTCGGCGCCGGTGAAGTCGAAGCCTCCGGGGGTTTCGATCAGCATGTTGAGGCTCATCAGCAGGCCGAACGCGTTCTCCTTGCGCGCATCATCGATGAGGGCTTCATGGACGATCACCGCGCCGTTCGGCGGAAGCGCCTCGTAGGCCTTGCGCAGGAGCATCAGTTTTTCGTCGAGGTTCCAGTCGTGGAGGATGTGGCCCATGATGATGACGTCGACCTGCGGCAGCGGCTCGTTGAAGAAATTGCCGGGACGGAACTGCAGCCGCTTTGCCAGGCCCTTACTCCGGGCATAGGCCTCGAACACCGGGTGCACGACCGGCAGATCCATGCCGAGCCCGGTGAGGTGCTTGTGCGCGAGCGCGATTTCGACGGCGACACCGCCCTGCGCGCAGCCGACATCGGCAAAGGTCTTGTATTTCTTCCAGGCAAATTTCTTGGCAATTCCGCGGCCGGACCCGATGCTGAGGCCCGTCATGGCCTTTAAAAATCCTTCCAGCCGCTGCGGATCGCTATAGAGCGTGCCGAAGAAATCGCCGCCGGTCTTCACTTCATTCTGCGGCTGGCCGGTGCGAAGCCCGTCGGTCAGCGAGCCCCAAAAGTGATACAGCCGCGCATTGCACATTTCGAAGATGCCGCCGATATAGGACGGCTTGGCCCGATCGAGAAACAGCGCGGTTTCCGGCGTATTCGCGTAGCGTGTGCCGGTACGCTTCAGCATCCCCAAGGCGACCAGCGCATCGCAAAAGTCCCGCGCGCTGCGCGGATGCAGACTCAGCCGCGCGGTCAACTCGTCCAGCGTGCGCGCCCCTTTCGCCAACTCGGTGAAGAGCCCAAGCTCGATCGCACTCAGCAGGGTCTTCGACCCGAAAAATCCGGAGCCCAACTCCATGACCTTCGCCGGTGTCAGAGGCTTCTTTGCCACGGTGCGATCCTTTCGTCAGGGAGTTATGCCGATCGTTGCGCGTCCGTTTAGTCTTTCGCGGCGGCGGCTGCATCGTAATACTTTTCGCGATAGATGGGGCACAGGCCCTTCTGCTGCAGAGCCTTCGTCACGTCGGCAATCATGCCGCCGCTTCCGCAGAGATAGACGGCGAGATGCGCCACCGATGTGACGCGCTCTTCCACCAGTTGCTGCACACGCCCGGTCGCTCCGGACCAGCCCGGCTCGGGACGAGAGAGCGTGAGGACCGTCGTCAGGTTCGGCATGTGACGCGCAAGTGCGATCAAGTCTTCCTGATAGTACAGATCGCGCTGGCTCCGCAGTCCCCAGAACAGAGTGGCTGGTCGGGGATCGGGCCGCTCCGCGTTCGCCAGGAGCATCGACCAGATGGGCGTGATGCCGGTGCCGGTGGCGACAAAGAGCAGGTCACGCCCAGGATCCTCGCGCAGCGTGAAATGGCCGGCCGGTCCTTTGAATCGCGTCGTATCGCCTTCTTTGAATCCATAGAGCAACGTGGAGCCAGGCCCGCCCGACACGCGATTGAACAAGAGCGTGACAACGCCGGGACGGCTGGGTGATGAGGCGATGGAATAGGCCCGCGTGACGAGACGGCCGGTCTCGGGATGCGGGAGTTCGAATGAAATGAACTGGCCCGGTTTGAACTCGATCGTCGCCGGCTCGACGAGCCGCAAATCGAGCTGCCGCACATCGTGCGTCAGATCTTTGATCGACTCAATCTGTGCCGTCACTGTGTGGATACTCACCGTGAACCAGCTCCAACGTCTGTCAAACCGGTGTCGTAGTTGGTGCGCCGGTGGCCGAGTACGCGTCGGTACATTGAGCCTGTAAGTGATGCGAGGACGCTGCCGGCCGACTGTTCCAGCATCCTGCCAGAGACCGGCGCATTATCGGCTAGCTGAGTCCCCAGCGTCAAGAATGGGAGGATGACGAGCGGGTTGAATGACCGACTTGAAGCAGAATGCCATGGAACTGGCTCACCAGCCGAGTTGCCATTGATGGCCCTGTCGCTCTACCAACGCATCCGCCTCGCGCGGTCCCCAGGAGCCGGCCGAATACGGATGGACGACTTGCGTGCCGGTCAGGAGCGGATCGTAGAGCCGCCAGGCCTTTTCCGTGAACTCTGCGCTGACAAACAGGGTCTGGTCCCCGATCATCACATCGCGCAAGAGCGTCTCGTACGCCTCAGGCAGCTGGCCGAATGCTTTCTGATAATCGAATTGCAGCGCATGGTCGCTCAGCATGAACGGCCGTCCAGGACTCTTCACGGAAAAGCAGAGGGAGAATCCTTCGCTGGGCTGCAGAGTGATCAACAGCTTGTTGGACGCGATGCTGCCCGGATCGATGGACGGAAAGACGTGAGCCGGCGCCTCGCGGAAAATGACGGCGATCTGGGTGAGCTTCCTGGGAAAACGCTTCCCGGTCCGCAGATAGAACGGGACGCCCTTCCAGCGCCAGTTGTGAATCTCCGCTTTCAACGCGACATAGGTTTCCGTGTTGGAATCCCTCGGCACGCCCGGTTCCTCGCGATACCCGGGGATCGTCTGGTCGCCGATCTGCCAGGAGGTGTACTGGCCGAACACGACGTCTCGCTCCGCAATCGGCGCAATGGAATGGAGCACTTTCATCTTCTCGCTCTGAATGGCCGCCGCATCGAATGAGACCGGGACCTCCATCGCCACGACAGTCAGGAGCTGGGTCAAATGATTCTGCAGCATGTCGCGCAGCGCGCCGGCCTGTTGGTAGTAGGCCCCCCGATGTTCGACGCCGAGATCTTCAGCCACGGTAATCTGCACGTTCTCGATGGCGTCGCGCTTCCAGAGCGATTCGAAAATCGGATTGGCGAACCGGAAGGCCAGCAGATTCTGGACGGTTTCCTTTCCCAGATAGTGATCGATCCGGTAAA
Coding sequences within:
- a CDS encoding serine hydrolase domain-containing protein — protein: MDSTLAAVPLAPGDTPNFSFSVERQDGRRYTYNRGVSTLQISYESASTSKLVSAVIILRQVERGSLRLTDKPQERIPGWPITSNSNSLYNMTLEHLLSFTSGLTDEPPFLASCLNRPNDDFETCVISLATFNANNGHIPGQEFFYASPHLQVAGLMAIKARGVATWQDVFTEFKTQTGLFPTSTYDLPSATNPRLAGGMHWTGEEYMAFLKALKNGSLLNSTSMGQLLADHTASVVIAYSPALVGAGEDWHYGFGLWHECQSPTFNCTAGTRVSSPGAYGAYPFWDRSKDYFGLVARQGALGTFPNGVAIERSVSPDVEQWLACP
- a CDS encoding AEC family transporter, whose product is MSARTLYSATPPQTFLLLSSPMPPALQAFLILFVVGATLRLSGLLGKPHAERLGLFVFSVTLPATILVSLDRVAFAPTAWKLPLAACLVSLPLVLASWTIARWLHLARPTQGGFLLAIGCINSVYFAYPVALATFGDEGLAQAILFDLGQTALTLTALYALAVWHGTAARSALTRLLTSPPFWAVTIMLAMKAAGLHLPSWLHTILTPAHLMTTPLASLVLGLSIRFAALRRTWRLTCLGVAMRMLGGLLLGWFAAWLLNLTGMERAVVILIAAMPSAVTAVIFATETGLDEDLVASIVALSICLGVALLPWLPALAAALLG
- a CDS encoding helix-turn-helix transcriptional regulator, producing the protein MTRATVTKGSGNVFLDLGFSQEKSAELILKSGLLQALQETIKGQGWKQIEAAAQLGIDQAKISKLLAGQMAGFSIERLVHFLSLLGQDVEVTVQKAARGRRRGTVRARVARVGKITA
- a CDS encoding type II toxin-antitoxin system RelE/ParE family toxin; translation: MKPVHFVGSSRERLRDLPDDVRETVGHQLFKVQQGKEPDDWTPMPAVGLGVNEIRVRDESGGYRVLYLAKFEEAVYVLHVFEKRSQKTLNSDIRLAKGRYADLLRWRKGEDL
- a CDS encoding lipase family protein, yielding MIASPNTTPFRTFAFIVTLAGLVAASAGCSKSALPKPTPSQPPAPIDFALAVQYAQRAALVYESDASIKQKAPAGTMVSFMVETPRGVKAYIETDDAKKIQWVAVRGTATLENVKLDVDYNKVVDGRLQIPLHKGFADTALQVYAFAKPLLRPGYEVRVTGHSLGGAAASIVLMLFKEDGVKLGQAMTFGQPKVTNRAGVERYRGLPLLRFVNDKDPVPLLPPLDISTILDEGPYKHIGPEVVLKDGANYAYFSDAQAERFSVISFWNSLGRQEVPDHSIANYLQSLQAKTGVR
- a CDS encoding helix-turn-helix transcriptional regulator, which encodes MKAKITPSSGNVFRDLGFGREEAEHLLVRSDLMIQVQKIIAARGLKQKSAAKILGVTQPRVSDLLRGRIDLFSTDALIDILARLGAQVRLTVKVRPAA
- a CDS encoding type II toxin-antitoxin system RelE/ParE family toxin; the protein is MHIYGRGRKKTIKWIGPSRRDLQAFPSDARRLAGFQLRQVQKGLDPMDWKSMPTIGIGVCELRIHTAVEHRVCYVAKFAEATYVFHAFEKRTRKTAQRDIELVRQRYQALITQR
- a CDS encoding methyltransferase, which produces MAKKPLTPAKVMELGSGFFGSKTLLSAIELGLFTELAKGARTLDELTARLSLHPRSARDFCDALVALGMLKRTGTRYANTPETALFLDRAKPSYIGGIFEMCNARLYHFWGSLTDGLRTGQPQNEVKTGGDFFGTLYSDPQRLEGFLKAMTGLSIGSGRGIAKKFAWKKYKTFADVGCAQGGVAVEIALAHKHLTGLGMDLPVVHPVFEAYARSKGLAKRLQFRPGNFFNEPLPQVDVIIMGHILHDWNLDEKLMLLRKAYEALPPNGAVIVHEALIDDARKENAFGLLMSLNMLIETPGGFDFTGADCRKWMKEAGFKKTKVERLAGPDGMVIGYK
- a CDS encoding FAD-binding oxidoreductase gives rise to the protein MSIHTVTAQIESIKDLTHDVRQLDLRLVEPATIEFKPGQFISFELPHPETGRLVTRAYSIASSPSRPGVVTLLFNRVSGGPGSTLLYGFKEGDTTRFKGPAGHFTLREDPGRDLLFVATGTGITPIWSMLLANAERPDPRPATLFWGLRSQRDLYYQEDLIALARHMPNLTTVLTLSRPEPGWSGATGRVQQLVEERVTSVAHLAVYLCGSGGMIADVTKALQQKGLCPIYREKYYDAAAAAKD
- the zwf gene encoding glucose-6-phosphate dehydrogenase gives rise to the protein MPPQQVEPHVFVIIGATGDLTRRKLLPALYHLRDQGILETRNTLIVGAALPEVGEDGFRLWAHEGLHKAGWHNDHELREWCDACLYYHTIGRGTDDDYAALASYIRRIELEHVMPGNRVFYLAVPPDIAPNAIEGLDRAGLLKGRGWVRVVFEKPFGHDFQSARQLNTTLHRYVDESQIYRIDHYLGKETVQNLLAFRFANPIFESLWKRDAIENVQITVAEDLGVEHRGAYYQQAGALRDMLQNHLTQLLTVVAMEVPVSFDAAAIQSEKMKVLHSIAPIAERDVVFGQYTSWQIGDQTIPGYREEPGVPRDSNTETYVALKAEIHNWRWKGVPFYLRTGKRFPRKLTQIAVIFREAPAHVFPSIDPGSIASNKLLITLQPSEGFSLCFSVKSPGRPFMLSDHALQFDYQKAFGQLPEAYETLLRDVMIGDQTLFVSAEFTEKAWRLYDPLLTGTQVVHPYSAGSWGPREADALVERQGHQWQLGW